A single genomic interval of Astyanax mexicanus isolate ESR-SI-001 chromosome 4, AstMex3_surface, whole genome shotgun sequence harbors:
- the LOC111195954 gene encoding uncharacterized protein LOC111195954 isoform X2, with the protein MFPKKTYLRYVVVHFFDEDEVEAAPSLWIEWCDGIVMLWPDTEHERHRTHQMWKNLMLMNPERSLFHIDSEIKMTNPI; encoded by the exons ATGTTCCCTAAAAAG ACTTATCTGCGCTACGTTGTTGTTCATTTCTTTGATGAAGATGAGGTTGAGGCTGCACCATCATTGTGGATAGAGTGGTGTGATGGG ATAGTTATGCTATGGCCAGATACCGAGCACGAAAGGCACAGGACACATCAAATGTGGAAGAATCTGATGCTAATGAATCCAGAAAGATCACTCTTCCACATCGATTCAGAG ATAAAGATGACCAACCCGATCTAA
- the LOC111195954 gene encoding uncharacterized protein LOC111195954 isoform X1, whose amino-acid sequence MFPKKTYLRYVVVHFFDEDEVEAAPSLWIEWCDGVLYCYWPHSSASIMAKKYAAPDKNLWSKHAVRVLSETDSYAMARYRARKAQDTSNVEESDANESRKITLPHRFRDKDDQPDLRKRRAPLCKCKTVY is encoded by the exons ATGTTCCCTAAAAAG ACTTATCTGCGCTACGTTGTTGTTCATTTCTTTGATGAAGATGAGGTTGAGGCTGCACCATCATTGTGGATAGAGTGGTGTGATGGG GTTTTGTACTGTTACTGGCCACACTCAAGTGCCAGCATCATGGCCAAAAAATATGCAGCACCAGATAAAAACTTATGGTCAAAGCATGCTGTAAGGGTACTTTCAGAGACAG ATAGTTATGCTATGGCCAGATACCGAGCACGAAAGGCACAGGACACATCAAATGTGGAAGAATCTGATGCTAATGAATCCAGAAAGATCACTCTTCCACATCGATTCAGAG ATAAAGATGACCAACCCGATCTAAGAAAGAGAAGAGCTCCTCTATGTAAGTGTAAAACAGTTTATTAA